ACAAAATCATACTGCCCATGCCAACAAAAGAAATATACATCTTCAATAATGCGGGTGACAAACTGAACCCCTCCCTTTTCCGAAAGTATTATATCACAATCTGCAAATTCTGTTGCAAATTTATCTCAGTGCTTCCCCGTATACACAAAAAAAAGCTGAAGTAAAGAAGGGGCGGACAACTTTACTTCAGCCTACATTGACTAAATACCCTATCACCCAGTTCAAACCACCAGTTTGCTTCGTTGCATCTTATGCAGACATCACTCGAATCGCATCCTCGAATGCCTATATTCCCAGCAATTTTCCTAAGAAAATTTTCATTTCCTTAGTTTCGTCCTCCGAGAATGTCAGCCAAATCTTCCATCTCATGGGTTTTTTCACGGGACATCAGTCCGTCAACCGCATCCTTTGGGTTAACACCGTTGAATAAAACATTATACAACGCATTGGTAATTGGCATCTTGACTTCATATTTTTGTGCAAGCTGATACGCTGCTTTGGTCGTCCGAACTCCTTCAACAACCATTCCCATATTCTCAAGAACCTCATCAAGGTTCTGTCCTTTGCCAAGCATGTTGCCAGCACGCCAGTTTCGGGAATGGACGCTAGTACAGGTAACAATTAAATCCCCGATCCCCGTAAGTCCTGAAAAAGTCAGAGGGCTGGCTCCCATTTTCACACCAAGTCGTGCTATTTCGGCAAGCCCCCTGGTTATCAGGGCGGCCTTAGCATTATCTCCATAGCCAAGCCCATCAGAAATGCCGGCAGCCAGGGCGATGATATTTTTAAGTGCGCCGCCAATCTCGACGCCAATTAAGTCCTGGTTAGTATAGACCCTGAAGTTATTATTAATGAACAAGTCCTGGACTTTTTCAGCATCATCCATATCTTTAGAAGAGACAGTGACTGTGGTTGGGTGACGCAAACTCACTTCTTCGGCATGGCTTGGACCAGACAGGACCACAACGCTTTCCAGAAGCTCAGCAGGCATTTCTTCTTCAATCATTTCGGAAATACGGAGCAGGGAATCAGGCTCAATCCCCTTGCTGACATGGACAATGACCCTAGGTTCAGCAGCCAGCTCTGTCATTTTCCTGATTACTTCGCGAATGGCTTTTGTTGGCACTGCCATAATCACCGTTTTTATTCCGTCCAATGCCTCTTGAAGTGAAGAATATCCTATGATGGTTGAAGGCAGCATAATTTCAGGAAGATATTTTTTGTTGGTATGGCTTTGATTGATTTCATCAATCTGTGCGGGATTATGCCCCCATAACCGAACCTCATGTCCATTGTCTGCAAGGACCATGGCCAAAGCTGTTCCCCAGCTTCCAGCACCTAGAACAGCAACTTTCTCTCTCTTCCTTTCCATTAAAACCACAACCTTTATATATTATTTTCTTTGTCTTGCAAAAATCTTGATCGGTGTCCCAGTAAAATCAAAGGCATCCCTGATCCGGTTTTCAAGGAAACGCTCATAAGAAAAATGAAGTAACTCAGGTTCATTAACAAAGACAACAAAAGTAGGCGGCTTTACAGAAACCTGCGTTGCATAATAAATCTTAAGCCTCTTCCCTTTGTCTGTAGGAGTTGGATTCATTGCTACAGCATCCATTATGACCTCATTAAGGATGTTGGTCTGCACTCTCATAGCATGGTTCTCACTTGCCATATCGATCATTGGCATTAATGTATGGATTCGCTTCTTTGTTTTTGCTGAAAGGAACACAATTGGAGCATAGCTTAAGAATTGGAAATGCGCACGGATTTTCTCCTCGAATTCCTTCATTGTCTTCTCATCTTTTTCAATTGCATCCCATTTGTTCACGACGATAATGACCGCACGTCCCGCTTCCTCTGCATATCCGGCGATGTGTTTATCCTGCTCAATGATGCCTTCCTCGGCATTAATGACGATAAGGACAACATCGGATCGTTCGATCGCTCTTAAAGCCCTCAAAACACTATACTTTTCGGTCGTTTCATATACTTTTCCCTTTTTTCGCATCCCGGCAGTATCGATAATGACATATTTTTGTCCGTCATAGGTGACTTGCGAATCGATTGCGTCGCGTGTCGTACCCGCAATATCACTGACAATGACACGGTCTTCACCGAGAATCGCGTTTACTAATGAAGATTTGCCTACGTTTGGCCTGCCGATAAGGGAAAACTTAATTGCATCTTTATCATACTCGTCTTCCTTGGCCTTTGGAAAATGTTTTGCCGCTTCATCCAGCAGATCTCCAAGTCCAAGTCCATGGGAACCGGAAATCGGGAAAGGTTCCCCAAATCCCAGGGCGTAAAAGTCGTAAATCATGTCCCTCATTTCAGGATTGTCGATTTTATTGACTGCGAGGACAACAGGTTTGTTCGAGCGATAAAGAATCTTCGCCACTTCTTCGTCAGCAGAAGTGACACCCTCTCTGCCGTTGACAAGGAAAATGATCACATCAGCCTCATCAATTGCTATTTCTGCCTGTTGGCGGATCTGATCTAAAAATGGCTCGTCCCCCAAATCAATTCCGCCAGTATCAATAATGTTAAAATCATGTGTCAGCCATTCAGCTGAACTGTATATACGATCCCTCGTTACTCCAGGAATATCTTCAACGATCGAAATACGTTCACCAACGATTCGATTAAAAATCGTAGACTTGCCGACATTCGGACGCCCAACGATAGCTACCACTGGTTTCGTCATGAACATCACCCTTTCAATATTCTATTCATGCAGGTCAATAACCTGGCCATAACAATGCCAAACTCAACATCTATAGTTTTCATCATTAATTTAATGCCATCCTTATTGTTTGATTAAATAGATGACATTTATAAAATAAACCCTTCTTGTTAAACAGAAGGGTCTGGCTTAATCAGTTTATCAAAAGATGCCGTAAACAGGCAATGAAAACATTTCTTGTCAATGTTTCACAATAATATACAGATCCTCAGTCAGCAAATGGGCGATTCCATCGAGGATCGCTTCCAGGTTTGCTGCAACCCGCTCCATTTCTTCCTTTGAATCGCAGTGGAAAACGGCTGTTCCTGAAGGGATTTTTTTGGGATTGGTCGTGATGGCAGCAAGGACAAATTTCTCTAGCATCATTGGACACCACTCCCTTCATTTTTCTTTTTCTCAGAAGGCATCCTGATTGCGTTCTCCAATGTCGGCACATCACCGATTACGGTTATCGCCCTTTCAATATCCCGTTCCTGAGGCAGAACAAATACTCCAACTCTCCCATCGTCCAGATCTCTCTTTGCAAGCGGTACGAGTGCCGGCGTCCCGGAATCCCTGTAAACACCCAGCGCGGTTGACAAGTCGTGCAGCACCGCCTGCCGCTGGCCAAGGTTGGCTATTGTGGAACGTGCATTCATGTTCTTGGGTTTTAAAATAAAACCCATTCCATACCGGAGTACTTCTTTCTGTCTTTCCGGGAGACCGATGTTCATAATATAGATATTATCCACATACAGTCCTGCTCCATCAAACCTGGGCTCGATATATTCAATATCAACAATATCCTTCAATTTGCCTCCTGCCATTAACATTTTAGAAACCAGCATCGCCAATATAGCAGCAATCAACCCAACCCATATATTAAAAATCAGATAGGCCAGTGTGCTGACAAGTGAGGTAAGGATCACCAGGTAATTACGGCTTTCAAATGCAATTGCAATGCCCTCGATATACGTTTTCCCTCGCGAGACAAGTTCATAGCTGTCAAGTTCAGTTAGTGTATTTCTCTCCATGTTCCTGACTTCCCTGAATTGTGATGCGGCAAGGGTCAAGAAGGTGATCGCTGTGAATTCCTCTTCCATGATTGCAGGCCCGGCAACCGTCCCAAGTCCTGCAGCGATGAACCCTAAAGCTAAGTGAATGATTTTCCCATGCAGATATGTAGGATATTGACGATAATCGGTCCGCAGCATCAGAAGCCTGGATAATGTTCCGATCGCAATTCCAAAAACAATTGGTAATGTGTATTCATTCATGAAGTCTTCTGTTCCTCCCCTTCCGCTTCATTTAATGTGCTTTTGGACATGACAGCTATGATTGATTCAACAGCAGACCAGGCGATCAGCATTCCCATAGAAATGAATGTAATGTCCATAAAGGTCATGGAGGCAACGGCATATGGAAAATTAAATTGCGATAAAACAACGGAAAATAAAATGTCACCCTGCAAAAAACCTGTTATCAACGACAACATGCGGTTATGATAATCTTTGTGAAGCAAGATCGCTAAATAAAAACCGGCAGCCCCCAGCATAATTTTCCGGTCAAACAATACCCAGACCGGGTCAAATAATTCGAACATCAGAAAACTTGTATAAGCAAGCATAACGATGAATGATGTTAAAAATAAATACAGGAATGAACCAGTCCTTTTTTTCCTTGTTTCTGAGAAAATGAAAAAGGCAATTGCAAAAACAGATAAGTGACACTCGAAAAACAGTAAATCAACGGTGTAAGGTGCAGCAAAAATGACAGCCAACAGACAAACAGCCCATCTTGACCTGTTAGGATCGTTTTTATCCATTATGAAGGTTAACCAGATCCACCCAATCCAGGCCAGCCAGTAAAAGTATAGCCCTTCCATTCTACCCCTCCTATCATTTCCATTATGGTAATCTGTTATGTAATTTAATCTTTTTTGTATAAGATTTTTTACCTGTTCCATGTTAAGAAAAGCAGTATGTTTTTTGCAGAAGAAAAATGGAGTAATCATTGATGTCATGTAAAAGATTATGGGTTTAACGAATGCAAGTATTATTCACTGCAGTAACCCTTAAAAGAGGAGGTGTAAGAATGGGCAAAGATAGACAGGAGAAGAAATTGAAAAATAGCGGACGAGTGGAGTCTGACCGCGACCAGGCGTTGCACTATCCTGGTGCCACAAAATTGCAAAGTCCTGAAGAAGCTCGATCTTTAAATGACGGCAAGTATAGCTAAATTATTATAAAACCTTTGGTTTATACGCTATCGCTTTAATAACAGAAAAGACTCCCCGCCAAAAGCTGGGAGTCTTCTATTTCACTTTAGATATTTCTTCTTTTAGCAAATGCTCGTGTGTCAATGCCTCTTTGATCAAGCCAGTGATGCGTATTACCTGAAATGACAAAAGGAACTTTATGGAGTTCTTCGATTGTATGTACACCTAATGCAGTCATGATAATGGCCATCTCATCTTTTAGTAATTCAATTTCCTTGATCAGGCCCTCTGTTCCATGCTCCATCAAGATTTTCAGCAAAGTTCCTGCCATTGCCGTTGCATTGGCACCTGCCGCAATTCCTTTAACGATATCAAAGCTTGTCTGTATTCCTCCAGAAGAAATAACGAATAGGCTTGGAACAGCAGATTTTGCTTCAATGACAGATGCTGCAGTAGGGATTCCCCAGTCCTCGAAGAAAGTGAGCAATCGGTCCCTCCGCTTATTTTCAATCTCTGCAAAATTGGTCCCGCCAAAACCGCCTACATCTACGTAACGAATTCCATGTTCATACAACCTGGCTGCAGTCTCTGCGCCTATGCCAAACCCGACCTCTTTGACGATTACAGGAATGTCTACAGCTTGATTAATTTCTGCGATTCTCATTAGTGCACCGCTGAAGTTTCTGTCTCCTTCAGGCATTGTCAATTCCTGTACTACATTTAGATGTATTTGCAGACCATCGGCTTTTAACATTTCTATTGCAGCTTCAGCCTGCTCGATTGTGGCTTCACTGCCTAAATTAGCAAGAATGATTCCATCCGGATTCATTTTCCTGACAATTTCATATGTCCTTCGCTCTTCTGGGTCCTTCAACGCTGCCATTTGCGAACCCACAGCAATTGCTGCTCCGGTCTCTCTTGCAGCAACAGCCAGTTCCCGGTTGATTCTTAAAGTTCGCTCCCCGCCGCCGCCTGTCATTGCATTTATAAAAATTGGCGAACTTAAAGAAAGTTCGCCAATTTTAGTCTGCAATTTTACTGAACCCAAATCAGATCCAGGCATGCTCTGGTTTACAAACTTAATATCGTCAAATCCGGTTAGCCGCTTCTGGCCAGTTTCGAGGGCATATTGAATATGGTCCCATTTCCGTTTTGATCTTGACACAATCTATCACCATTACTGTTTAAGATTCTTAAGCTTGTCTCCAATCATATCACCCAGGCTGAAACCTTTTGTTTCTTCAGGAAGTTCATAGTCAAAAGCTTCATTGCTTTCTCTCTCCTCGAACTCCTTCATGCTAAGTGATAGTCTCTGGTCTTCTTTATTAACATCAAGTACCTTCACCTTTACATTCTGCCCTTCCTGAAGGACTTCATGCGGTGTACCGATATGTTTGTGCGAAATCTGCGATATATGCACCAGACCTTCTACTCCCGGGAATACTTCGACGAATGCACCGTATGATACTAAACGTTTTACAGTACCTTCAAGTGTGCTGCCTTTAGGAGCCTTTTCATCAATATCCGCCCATGGTCCAGGAAGTGTTTCTTTGATTGAAAGGGAGATACGCTCATTGTCACGATCCACGCTCAAAACTTTAACCTGGACCTTCTGCCCTTCCTCGACAACATCAGATGGTCTTTCTACATGCTCGTGGGATAGCTGTGATATATGCACAAGGCCATCTACCCCGCCAATATCAACGAACGCCCCAAAGTCAGTAATCCTTTGAACTGTGCCTTCAATTACCTGCCCTGACTGAATTGAAGCTAGCAAGTCCTGTTTTTTCTTTCCTTGCTCTTCTTCTACGACAGCACGATGTGAAAGAATCAGACGGTTTTTCTCCTTATCCAGCTCCACGATTTTGAAGCTGAGCGTTCTGCCTTTGTAGTCAGAGAAATCCTCAACAAAGTGTGATTCTACCAATGATGCTGGAACGAAGCCGCGTACACCAAGATCTACAACCAGCCCGCCCTTTACGACATCTTTCACTTCCGCCTCGAAAACTTCTCCGCTTTCAAACTTGCCCTTTAGCTCTTCCCATGCTTTTTCGGCATCTACTTTTCTTTTTGAAAGGATTAACGCTTCCTCTTCAACCTTTTGCACTTCCAGTTCTAGTTCATCACCGACCGAAACTGCATCTTCTGCTTTTTCAACATGAAGGCTTGACAGTTCGCTGATTGGAATGATTCCATCAAGTTTGCTACCTTCGATATCTACTAAAACTTGCTTTTCTTCCACCTTGGTTACCTGGCCTTTTACACGATCGCCAGCCTCAAAATTTTTTACTTCGACTTGGTTCATATCTTCTGACATATGTACTCCTCCTTAATCCATGACTGCTGCAAAATATATGCTTTGTGGCAGAAAGCCACTTAAAAAACACCATAATTTAGCCACTAAGTGAAAATTCTAAAAATATCTCTTCTTATAAACTTCTTACAAACAGACATTTTTGTCAAGCAAGAAACATTACTTATATTTTGTAATCAGTTTCTGTATTTCACCCATGATCAAGTCAGTTGTCTGTTCTGCATTTAACTTATTTTCTTTAATCGATTCCATATCAATCGGCTCTCCATATACCACCTTCAATGTCTTGAATGCTTTGTATGGACCTATGATCGCACAAGGAACAACATAGGCATTGGATCGAAGAGCAAAGAACCCTGCTCCTGCAAGACCTTTACCCATTTCCCCTGTCTTGCTTCTTGTTCCCTCTGGAAACAGACCTAAAACCTTTCCATCCTTTAAAATTCCTAGACCTTTTCGTAATGCTTCCCTGTCGCTCATTCCCCTCTTTACAGGAAAGGCATTTAAGTGCGGAACAATTTTCCCAAGTACAGGAACAGAGAATAGTTCCTCTTTTGCCATGAAATGGACAGGGCGGGGAGCGGTAATGCCCACAACTGGCGGATCAAGATTGTCGATGTGGTTGGAACATAACAATACACCGCCATCTGCTGGGATATTCTCCCTGCCAATTACCTCGATTCGATATACTGGTTTTAAGACTGCATTCACTAAAGATCTTGCAAACGAATAAACCGTCACTTTCATCCGATCCTTTCAAGCGCCAATTCCATTATTTTTTCGACAACATCTGAAATCGAGAGCGATGTTGTATCTATTTCTACTGCATCTTCTGCCTTTTTCAATGGAGCAACTTCACGTTCCGAATCGATTTTGTCACGTGCCGCTATTTCTTCTTTCAGCTTTTCAAGGTCTGAAGGGAAGCCCTTCTGAATATTTTCGGCATGTCTGCGCTGCGCCCTCTCCTCTACACTGGCAAGCAAGAAGATTTTTACCTCTGCATTTGGCAGTACATGGGTGCCGATATCCCTTCCGTCCATTACTACCCCGCCATCTTTTGCAAACTCCTGTTGGCGCTTGACCATTTCTTTCCTGACAAGTTCGTGGACGGCTACATAAGAAACCTGGTTGGTGACCTCAGCGGTTCTTATGTCATTGGTAACCTCGACTCCATCAAGCAAAACTTTTTGGCCTTTTTCTCCGGGTTGAAGTTCTATGGATGTCTCATTTAGAATATCAATCAATTCGGCTTCGTTATCCAGACTCGCACCTTTATTTAAAGCCTTGTATGTGAGCGCCCTGTACATTGCACCTGTATCGATGTAAACATAAGTAAGTTTTTCAGCCACTATTTTAGCGACCGTACTTTTACCTGCTGCTGCAGGGCCATCTATGGCAATTGAAATTCGTGTATTCATATTTCCTCCTGGTATTCCTTGTTGTTCAATTATAATCTCTTATATTTTAACACAAAAATCGTATAATCCTCGTCCATCATGACTCTTTTTTAAGGCACTTTTAAAAACTTATTCTGACTTATGTGCCATAAACACATAAAAATAAGCAGGCTGCTCACCTGCTTATTCTTTGCCTTGGATAGACCTCAGGACTTCTGAATGGTTATTGTCTGTTACACCCTCGTATTGGGTGATTTGTTTTAGTTCAGGGAAAGCATCGAGCCTATGGAAAAATATCTGTGCAATGACGAGAAAGATCAATTGAATGATAGCGATTTTAATTAAAATTCTTTCAAATGTTTTCATCTTTATTTGCTCCTATATAAAAACTTATATTCTAGTATTGGAGCAAACGGGTGTATTTATTCCATATTAAACCGGCAGTCCTTTTTTCTTCATTTCGAGCTGTCTTTCAAAACAGAATCTTAGGAGCATTTGCCTATCAGTGCCAGAGGAGTCAAAAAATTGGACAGAGGCCTTGTTCATATGGGTTTGGCCTTCAATAATCCGGACAACCTTTCCTAGGAACTTCCGGTACTCATATTCTCCATTTTGCATCGGAAGGACAAACCAGCACTCCACTTCCATATTCTGCTTCAAGTTGCTTTTTTTGTCGATTAAAAGCGCTGCTCCTCCCGCACTGATATCATCGGTAACGGTTGTAAAAGGAGCAAATTCACCTTTTGCAGAATGTACGGCTACATCAACTGAAGTTTCCACCCGAACGTATTGCCTTCTTTGGATCTTGATGAGATGGTCCTTTCCCGGATAAGAGAGAATCACCATTGGGATGTTAAGTTTGATCCTGCCTTTGACTTCAGTTGTAAAGGAATAATGTGAACCTGATTCAGTAACAAAATTGGCTTTCAATGGCGTACCTTCAAGCAGGAATACTGTTCTGTTCGTTTTCAAATTTACAGGATAATCAATGTACAGGTCATTTCCTTTGCGTTCAACAAGCTTACATTTATATTGCTCAAAACTGTCGGAATACTTATGTTCAAGGATTATGTTGTCACCGATTTTTATCATAGCTAATCCACTTCCCCACATTCTGTCTGGCTGTTATTTATTTACGATTTTTCAAGAAATAATTTCCTCGTATTAACGTCATTTCAGATCATAATTCTCCAAACGAAAAGAGCCAGATCCCAGTTGGATTATCGACTCATTAAGCAGCAATCTTTAGAGAAACAGCCATTGTTCCAAGTATATCTTTTATATTTATTATGACATGCCAGGTTAAGATGGTGCAATAGTCCTTTATTGGATTATTTTTACATAAGGAAGAATAACAAAAAAGGGAAAGCACTTCGCTTTCCCTAGACCACGTCCTCATACACTGGTTCTGCATTATGAAGTTTCTCTACTTTTTCTTCCGAACCATCTTCTGCGTTAATGTAGATCCTGAATGTATCATTTCCGAGTGTTCCAGTGAATTCATAGCACAATACTTCTTCGTTGAGATCGTTCAGGATGATTGCCTTTTTTTCATCCATAATTTTAAGATTTGGATTGACCTTCTTTTTCGCTTCTTCATTTGTGATCCCAGGTTGTGGAATTTCCCTGGTTTTATGGGATTTTAAATAATCCTCCGCAGAAAAGCCAATGACATCGCCGTTATCCAATGCTACCTTCATATTGATTGAGTCAGGATAGATTCTTACATCGTCCTGTGTACCAACGAAGGTGAAAACACCAATATTATCATACTGAGCACTTTCAAAAAGATCGAGGTTTTGAAAGTTGTGCTCCTTTAGAAATGCGACTGCTTTGTTAGAAGCATCATTCAAACCTAATGTGGTTTTTTTCACATCACGATTGAGCAGGAACCAGATTGGATATCCGCCTTTTTTAGTAATATCCATATTTGCCTCAAGCCTTGTCTTTCTATTTTCAATAGAGATGCTGTAAAACCCATAATCCGAACCTTTTCCATTTTCGGTAACCTTCACTTCACCTGCATTTCCTACAGGAGCATATTTCCTGGTGATCTTTACGGCTTCTTCTTTGGAAATTTTCTTACCCGGAAGCTTTTTAAAGTTTTCATCTTTTTTCTGAAGATTAATCTGTGCTGGGCCAAAATCAGTTTCCGAGTACCCCTCTACTGTCTTTTCGACTGTCTTGAATCCATCGATGATTGTATTATCGTTCTGTCCTTTTTCAGTAGCAAGGGCAAGCTCTACATCCATCCAGCGAAGATTATTTTCCAGGACCATGTGCTGCACTTCCCTCAAGTCCTGTTGAATTTCACCTGACTGTTCGTATAGAGTCTTTAAGGTTGCATATTCTTTATCTGTTAATGGTTCTTTGTCGAGGTCACGCACTGCTGTTTTATAACTGAAGTTCCCTATATTCGCTAAGAACTCTTCGGTTTTGTTGAATGGCAAAAGTGTTAACGGAAGCTGTCCAACGTCCGTATGTGCCTGCGAAGTGATTTTCCAGACTTCTGCCAGCTGAGGCGACAAGGAACTTCTCGAATTCATTGCAAGTGTTGTGCCAATTTTATCGTTCAATATGTCGATTTGATACGTTAAATCATGGAATGCTCTCTGATAATTATTTTCAGCATTTATCAGCACCGCTGTTTTTTCTCTATGCTCCTGATAACCCCAATACGCCGTTCCGGCAATACCAATGACAAGGATTGCAATGGCTATTCCTCTTAGCAATTCAACTCACCCCTATTTACAAAAAATATGTTTTCCAATCTTCTTGATTTGCGGGCGGCCCCATATCCAGGCACTGGTCGCAGTATCGGGATTGAAATAATACAAAGCATTTCCGGTTGGGTCCCATCCATTGATCGCATCAAGGACAGCTTTTTTTGCAGTCTCATTTGGCGTCAGCCAGATCTGTCCGTCAGCCACAGCGGTAAATGCCCGCGGTTCAAAAATGACACCCGAAATCGTATTCGGAAATGTTGCACTGTCCAAACGATTCAAAATGACAGCAGCTACCGCAACCTGCCCTGTATATGGTTCGCCTCTCGCTTCCCCATAGACCGCATTAGCCATGAGCTGTATATCATTCTGTGAAAATCCGTTCGGTGTGTTAGTTGCTGCTGCCGTCTTGGGTGGTGCCTGTCCGCCTCCTCCGCCAGTTTTACCTCCGCCTGCAGATTCGCCACCCCAGGCGATTTTGGCATTAGGTGTCGCATTCGCGAGCTTTATCTTTGTCTGCCATCCGGCAATTCCATCGACCTTCATACCAAACTCATATTGGAAATTCCGAAGAGCCCAATAGGTTCCCCATCCAAAAACTCCGTCGATTTTGCCATTATAAAAACCAATATGCTTAAGTCGTGATTGTAGTTCAATCACATCCTCTCCTACTGCTCCCTGCTGCAGCACCTGGCTCGTAAACGCTTCTGCCCGCTGATCGACTTCACTAAATTGCACTAACGTCATGATTAAAGCCATCGCGGCCATCACCTTCAAGATAGACCGATATTTCTTCATTGATTGCCAACCCCCAAAGATGTGAACTAAAAAGATTACTCCTATTTTTTGTTAAGAGATGACTTTTATTCCACAAAACAAAAAAACCCTCCATTTTTTATAAAAGAAGAGTTTTTCAGATAGTATATTGCTTATCTATGTGCTGAAGTGTCAGCACCCGGGCTTTCTTAACTTTTCTCAAGCCAAGCCACCAGAGGAATATCATGAAGGGAACCATGAGCACCATCCAGTCCTCCCGTGTCATAAGGATGAAATCATAAACCCCATGAAGTAAGACTGGCACTGATAATGACATTAGGATCCATTTTTTCTGCAACCTTGATGAAAATTTTGCCTTTCCTATATAATAACCCATTATGACCCCAAAGAGGGCATGGCTGGAAACTGGCAAAAGCGCCCTGCCAATTGCATCCTGGAGACCATTTGCCAACAGGTAAAAAATATTTTCCGCTGAAGCAAAACCAAGTGAGACAGAAGCACTATAAATGATTCCGTCATAAGGTTCATCAAAAGAAATATGCTGAAAAATCGTATAATAAAGGATAAACCACTTGAAGAATTCTTCTAAAAGACCCACTGTACCGAACGCTTTGGAAAAATCACCCTGGAAAAGTCCTTCGGCAGCCAGTACATATTGGATAAACATAAGCGGAAATACAAGCAATGCTCCGAATATAAACATTTTAAACACCAAAGATAGCGGTTCTGACTCATATTGATCCTTCAAATAAAAATAGCTTAACAGCGCCAGACCCGGAGCTACCCCGGCAGTAACTATTCCCAGCATATGCTGTCCTCTTTTCAATTTGTTTTTTTAATCGTATCATGTAATTAGAAGAAAGAAAATGGATTATTATTCTTTCTCATTGGTCTTTTCGGAGGTAATAGTTTTGAAGAAGAATATATTATTGATCCATACTGGCGGAACCATTTCCATGAGTGAGGATACAAGCGGCGCAGTTAAACCAGGAATGAACAATCCCTTGACACAAGGAACAGAGCTATTTTCAAATATAGCGGATCTTGTGGTCGAAGAACCTTTCAATTTGCCATCACCACACATCACACCTAAAGAGATGATGAAGTTAAAATTCATCCTGGAGGAATATGACCAAAAAGGGAATATCGATGGGGCAGTGATCACTCATGGTACAGATACCCTTGAAGAAACGGCATACTTTTTGGATCTGACTTGCCGGACAAGCTTTCCAATCGTCGT
The nucleotide sequence above comes from Mesobacillus jeotgali. Encoded proteins:
- a CDS encoding YpfB family protein, which translates into the protein MKTFERILIKIAIIQLIFLVIAQIFFHRLDAFPELKQITQYEGVTDNNHSEVLRSIQGKE
- the prsW gene encoding glutamic-type intramembrane protease PrsW; translation: MLGIVTAGVAPGLALLSYFYLKDQYESEPLSLVFKMFIFGALLVFPLMFIQYVLAAEGLFQGDFSKAFGTVGLLEEFFKWFILYYTIFQHISFDEPYDGIIYSASVSLGFASAENIFYLLANGLQDAIGRALLPVSSHALFGVIMGYYIGKAKFSSRLQKKWILMSLSVPVLLHGVYDFILMTREDWMVLMVPFMIFLWWLGLRKVKKARVLTLQHIDKQYTI
- the cmk gene encoding (d)CMP kinase, whose translation is MNTRISIAIDGPAAAGKSTVAKIVAEKLTYVYIDTGAMYRALTYKALNKGASLDNEAELIDILNETSIELQPGEKGQKVLLDGVEVTNDIRTAEVTNQVSYVAVHELVRKEMVKRQQEFAKDGGVVMDGRDIGTHVLPNAEVKIFLLASVEERAQRRHAENIQKGFPSDLEKLKEEIAARDKIDSEREVAPLKKAEDAVEIDTTSLSISDVVEKIMELALERIG
- a CDS encoding lysophospholipid acyltransferase family protein, yielding MTVYSFARSLVNAVLKPVYRIEVIGRENIPADGGVLLCSNHIDNLDPPVVGITAPRPVHFMAKEELFSVPVLGKIVPHLNAFPVKRGMSDREALRKGLGILKDGKVLGLFPEGTRSKTGEMGKGLAGAGFFALRSNAYVVPCAIIGPYKAFKTLKVVYGEPIDMESIKENKLNAEQTTDLIMGEIQKLITKYK
- the ypeB gene encoding germination protein YpeB, coding for MLRGIAIAILVIGIAGTAYWGYQEHREKTAVLINAENNYQRAFHDLTYQIDILNDKIGTTLAMNSRSSLSPQLAEVWKITSQAHTDVGQLPLTLLPFNKTEEFLANIGNFSYKTAVRDLDKEPLTDKEYATLKTLYEQSGEIQQDLREVQHMVLENNLRWMDVELALATEKGQNDNTIIDGFKTVEKTVEGYSETDFGPAQINLQKKDENFKKLPGKKISKEEAVKITRKYAPVGNAGEVKVTENGKGSDYGFYSISIENRKTRLEANMDITKKGGYPIWFLLNRDVKKTTLGLNDASNKAVAFLKEHNFQNLDLFESAQYDNIGVFTFVGTQDDVRIYPDSINMKVALDNGDVIGFSAEDYLKSHKTREIPQPGITNEEAKKKVNPNLKIMDEKKAIILNDLNEEVLCYEFTGTLGNDTFRIYINAEDGSEEKVEKLHNAEPVYEDVV
- a CDS encoding flagellar brake protein, producing MIKIGDNIILEHKYSDSFEQYKCKLVERKGNDLYIDYPVNLKTNRTVFLLEGTPLKANFVTESGSHYSFTTEVKGRIKLNIPMVILSYPGKDHLIKIQRRQYVRVETSVDVAVHSAKGEFAPFTTVTDDISAGGAALLIDKKSNLKQNMEVECWFVLPMQNGEYEYRKFLGKVVRIIEGQTHMNKASVQFFDSSGTDRQMLLRFCFERQLEMKKKGLPV
- the sleB gene encoding spore cortex-lytic enzyme produces the protein MAAMALIMTLVQFSEVDQRAEAFTSQVLQQGAVGEDVIELQSRLKHIGFYNGKIDGVFGWGTYWALRNFQYEFGMKVDGIAGWQTKIKLANATPNAKIAWGGESAGGGKTGGGGGQAPPKTAAATNTPNGFSQNDIQLMANAVYGEARGEPYTGQVAVAAVILNRLDSATFPNTISGVIFEPRAFTAVADGQIWLTPNETAKKAVLDAINGWDPTGNALYYFNPDTATSAWIWGRPQIKKIGKHIFCK